A genomic segment from Solenopsis invicta isolate M01_SB chromosome 5, UNIL_Sinv_3.0, whole genome shotgun sequence encodes:
- the LOC105205841 gene encoding ankyrin repeat domain-containing protein 17 isoform X1 encodes MQNVAQGTTSDSQKSHEKQPAAVAAAAATPAAAVAAAAAAAPPPPLPPSVHHDTGKTSSTPQSSTSSPTKSETETFSELQPRFMTDSSESEEDSVSEVECFAIDQVELDEDHPESSKFLLTPEDPERSVDPETQARLEALLEAAGIGKLSSGDGKHLPDHEVLRRLTSSVSCALDEAAAALTRMRSDNRVPNEKRSLVEACTDGDVGTVRKLLTEGRSVHETTEEGESLLSLACSAGYYELAQVLLAMSANVEDRGIKGDCTPLMEAASAGHVDIVSLLLAHGADVNAQSTSGNTPLMYGCAGGHEEVVRVLLDHGANVEDHNENGHTPLMEAASAGHVQVAKILLEHGAGINTHSNEFKESALTLACYKGHLEMVRFLLEAGADQEHKTDEMHTALMEASMDGHVEVARLLLDSGAQVNMPTDSFESPLTLAACGGHVDLAMLLIERGANIEEVNDEGYTPLMEAAREGHEEMVALLLSQGANINAQTEETQETALTLACCGGFLEVADFLFKAGADIELGASTPLMEAAQEGHLELVRYLLESTADVHAQTQTGDTALTYACENGHTDVADLLLQYGADLEHESEGGRTPLMKACRAGHLCTVQFLISKRADVNRQTTNNDHTPLSLACAGGHLAVVELLLAQSANPFHKLKDNSTMLIEAAKGGHTPVVQLLLDYPHSIMMSAPHSASSTPMLLQQPQQQPPPQQQQQQQQQQQQQQQQPQHMAHQQHVPHSQQTSTQPQQHPQQQQQQQQQQQQQTAEQQAQNLQPKHNTQKSLLRKNRSVTMMPDISLTSAEAQQVRSQPAGESITTTKDDTNILDKGSGGFTSLSEPNISLSPTPGAQVIHVNESRKTVTRQEQILHKQQILEELQRVERELQIKSGGHLFPGSRNSIINQSQPQPQQQQDPSETEALLPGMLNIDLPAQSTSPHGLVCNTAGISGGSLTYPGANDAALVCSAYLDGKIMGMQAAQFQKTLSVVPTATETFPTNTFPSSPPLSLAPLPVTTTTAVSLISATSSTTTPSPPSISTPPTVIAVSQSPITASSDVSQNTAISDRPKAKPVSKKEGKNVRKATSSIGMAKLQQTQATIMAGLHQQYQQKQRQHPSYQVQQVQQLQQLNQQLQLQLDQVQIQQQSQQPQSQPQQSHQQTHSQQQTNIVGNSTGSILMPTQLMSHLQPTHHHLHNQQTVQENLPEQTDPELTRKYRESACAFFTGAQKSKTFSPNERVLKLEDGTDIPIDDAFEIFRSISFDDAVDTTEDQEKLELKRLDVSNNKEQQQQQQQQHLHTTQIVQQSGSPHVSQEYFTPVLSVPSVSLPALPSLQVTSAGVQIEADISAGLQLTSTQSLQNPTLKNRLRAFEEGFRQGSIHFRECMQHISGDTFQPQLLLQSSQITFPTQTLPTVSAATGIIDSIPPHQSSSYVQSTTCSTNQVQVATQTQAPATTTIANVATSDKKQVYTAPTTGKGKKARYPLLSQQQSCQQQQTANTQQTPNFPTQNYQLDPATGVPTVGGYASNQVPPAPFSCMDVDSETDSNHDTALTLACAGGHEDLVELLLSRGADIEHRDKKGFTPLILAATAGHQKVVEILLNHGADIEAQSERTKDTPLSLACSGGRYEVVELLLNRGANKEHRNVSDYTPLSLAASGGYVNIIKLLLGHGAEINSRTGSKLGISPLMLAAMNGHTAAVKLLLDMGSDINAQIETNRNTALTLACFQGRHEVVSLLLDRKANVEHRAKTGLTPLMEAASGGYVEVGRVLLAKGADVNATPVPSSRDTALTIAADKGHCRFVELLLSKGTQVEVKNKKGNSPLWLAANGGHLNVVDLLYHAGADIDSQDNRKVSCLMAAFRKGHIKVVKWMVNHVTQFPSDQEMTRFIATVSDKDLLEKCQECVKVIRAAKETQAAKANKNATILLEELDMEKTREESKKAAAARRRERKKKKKLEKKEEKRKLHEEYKKNETPFEDKEENGKKSDEECDRADDSDHEGGDERMESVPSPVNRSPEDPDREEGDSGIDANSQGSCSSNDVKAREKKKEKKKKKNNSPSNNDKDTSPQRSSKTLLSQNTNLSQNTVTSTKSQNNTSDKRIMTNVTSAVSVSTTSVTTTRTSTTISSDRKLKGQLVFESSRHPADREDFEATGNETYVPGKGKKSYNNQYDDTLNTSTKASNTSPKQSGKREEGWKEVVRKGQSDDSGKFMNSPFRSKKVVVPTHAISRVIGRGGSNINAIRVATNAHIEVEKQSKCQVERIITIKGSSEAIKQAHGLIQALIKDPDVDILQMLPKSKLSIATTSSWDKSVSTVAASKTKIGSVNKPPSLASCTSASNQVKSGYPLGASTNSLVPIRSSSSMKLAGAFPTSLPRATAPRLVAAGNAKPEKRAQAVAAAQMASSTNTKTTMSYTSAIMTAGRAGTKIVTTSTTQTFAAKLSEITASTHSSTTVMQSAHTAPLNKQKPMAQAATVTIMSATSAAATAHPAGQQQQQSIVSTSPKHCRSLPTLTASSAIASHYPGKSSGYAAGTIAISSSSSATNAVMTNCPENTIVSTSANSVRVTPSPPVVSLQTQTLSQPLSGTVQQQQQSMPQQQSQQSICSTTPVVTQEHQPQQQQQQQQQQQQQPSNTPLEYSLFNTDTFTKVTQQSMWGGRENETQKGMNFATVAGGGVSSNTNSGPSAAKFDSSPPQVDASKAPGYRGTAMCSPVSSKPGNTSNASTNVIGNVVSCSVHSNPMQPAQFQSSTSYSEHPLPNKPPGSLAVTRPVIPQQSIDMGTSMTAQFNRPTVFQGDLTTRNATTHQPAAHVISSTSQPALDVNLFKAANSSGGSYEHSNVNTSLLKMMPNESQSGTGHSLLPFHPHMQSFAQTIAPSASVINTTVSMSRLNPRAPDFSSSLHLNSKPQVTMFNAAAAAAAAAAAAAAAAGSAALHPANMFAATVPAPPPSAIQSNNLAMLGNYPLGKYQTPARATPAANAGISTTAQTTRWPFATPHTSYPPHQDPMIGQMSFSNQLANIGGQPGGGIDLITSLENGGSPAISPSSPAQVAQEMSQLKIEDRKVPRPIGTERAWKNYSATGGMGPGGDADSIGGWMVNEKQQLPSWPNCNLAPSIDRHQMFRSNPTYSQRISTVDPELHQIMESSFQGHVNTQQPFPANGNTPLSLMPTLTLMPGQYGDLTEMPPNEQAKIDPAWGMPDAVQDKQHPGWTKWTH; translated from the exons GTAATACACCTCTCATGTATGGATGTGCCGGTGGACATGAGGAAGTTGTACGTGTTTTACTAGACCACGGGGCCAATGTCGAGGATCACAATGAGAATGGTCATACACCTTTGATGGAAGCGGCAAGCGCCGGGCACGTTCAGGTCGCTAAGATCTTGCTTGAACATGGGGCCGGCATCAATACTCATTCCAATGAATTTAAAGAGTCCGCGTTAACGTTGGCTTGTTATAAAGGACATTTAGAAATGGTCCGCTTCTTGTTAGAAGCTGGCGCGGATCAG GAGCATAAAACTGATGAGATGCACACTGCTCTTATGGAGGCATCAATGGACGGTCACGTGGAGGTTGCTCGTTTACTTCTGGATTCAGGTGCCCAAGTAAATATGCCAACGGATAGTTTCGAGTCGCCATTGACATTAGCTGCCTGCGGAGGTCATGTGGACTTAGCTATGCTTCTGATCGAGCGTGGAGCGAATATAGAAGAGGTTAATGATGAGGGTTATACGCCGTTGATGGAAGCAGCGCGCGAGGGTCACGAGGAAATGGTTGCTTTACTTTTGAGCCAAG GTGCAAACATCAATGCCCAAACTGAGGAGACTCAGGAAACGGCGCTCACCTTAGCGTGCTGCGGCGGTTTTCTCGAAGTTGccgattttttattcaaagcgGGAGCGGATATCGAATTGGGCGCTTCCACGCCTCTAATGGAGGCCGCGCAGGAGGGACATTTAGAGCTTGTCCGATATTTATTGGAATCTACGGCGGATGTTCATGCTCAGACACAAACGGGAGATACGGCATTGACATATGCGTGCGAGAACGGTCACACGGACGTTGCTGATCTTTTGCTGCAATATGGCGCTGATCTa GAACATGAATCAGAAGGAGGTAGAACTCCACTGATGAAAGCTTGTAGAGCAGGCCATTTGTGCACAGTTCAATTTCTCATCTCGAAGCGCGCCGATGTTAATCGACAAACGACAAATAATGATCACACGCCACTTTCGTTGGCGTGCGCTGGTGGTCATCTTGCAGTAGTTGAATTGCTCCTCGCACAATCTGCGAATCCATTTCACAAGTTGAAA gaCAACTCCACTATGCTGATAGAAGCTGCAAAAGGAGGTCACACTCCTGTTGTTCAACTATTATTGGACTATCCTCATAGCATTATGATGAGCGCTCCTCATAGTGCTAGTTCTACACCCATGTTACTACAGCAACCACAACAGCAGCCACCAccacaacaacaacaacaacaacaacaacaacagcagcagcaacagcagcagccaCAGCATATGGCTCATCAGCAACATGTACCTCACTCCCAGCAAACATCAACACAACCTCAACAACatccgcagcagcagcagcaacagcagcagcagcagcagcaacaaacCGCCGAACAACAAGCGCAAAATCTCCAACCTAAACACAACACGCAAAAGTCATTGTTGAGAAAGAATCGATCTGTTACTATGATGCCTGACATAAGCCTTACTTCTGCCGAAGCGCAACAAGTACGCTCGCAGCCCGCAGGAGAGTCGATCACTACTACCAAGGACGATACCAATATTCTTGATAAAGGCAGTGGGGGTTTTACAAGTTTGTCAGAACCTAATATTAGTCTTAGTCCGACGCCGGGAGCGCAAGTGATACATGTCAACGAAAGTCGGAAAACTGTAACTAGGCAAGAGCAAATTCTTCATAAGCAACAAATACTTGAGGAATTACAA agGGTAGAACGAGAGCTACAAATAAAAAGCGGAGGACACTTATTTCCTGGTTCAAGAAATTCAATTATAAATCAATCTCAACCTCAGCCACAACAGCAACAAGATCCTAGCGAGACAGAAGCATTATTACCTGGCATGCTGAATATTGACCTACCAGCTCAATCGACATCTCCTCAcg GTTTAGTTTGCAATACGGCCGGTATATCCGGTGGTTCACTGACGTATCCAGGAGCTAACGACGCAGCGTTGGTGTGCAGCGCTTACCTCGATGGTAAGATAATGGGGATGCAGGCTGCACAGTTCCAGAAGACACTGTCTGTAGTTCCAACTGCGACGGAAACGTTCCCCACGAATACATTTCCTTCCTCGCCTCCCTTGTCTCTCGCGCCGTTGCCTGttaccaccaccaccgccgtaTCTCTTATTAGTGCTACTTCTTCGACAACCACGCCAAGTCCACCAAGCATTTCCACCCCTCCAACTGTTATAGCCGTTTCTCAATCGCCCATTACTGCGAGCAGTGACGTTAGTCAAAATACTGCTATAAGCGATCGTCCAAAAGCTAAGCCTGTATccaaaaaggaaggaaagaatgTACGGAAAGCCACGTCCAGTATTGGAATGGCAAAATTGCAGCAGACACAAGCGACTATAATGGCCGGACTTCATCAGCAGTATCAACAGAAGCAACGTCAACATCCCTCCTATCAAGTGCAACAAGTTCAACAGCTGCAGCAACTCAATCAGCAATTGCAACTCCAATTGGATCAAGTGCAG atacagCAGCAATCGCAGCAACCGCAATCACAACCACAACAGTCTCACCAACAAACTCATTCGCAACAGCAAACGAATATAGTTGGTAATAGCACGGGTAGCATACTCATGCCTACTCAATTGATGTCACACTTACAGCCTACGCATCATCATTTGCACAATCAG CAAACGGTGCAAGAGAATCTTCCTGAGCAAACGGATCCCGAATTAACGCGAAAGTATAGAGAAAGCGCGTGCGCGTTTTTTACCGGCGCTCAAAAATCTAAAACCTTTTCTCCTAACGAAAGAGTATTGAAATTGGAGGACGGCACGGATATTCCTATCGACGATGCGTTTGAAATTTTTCGCTCCATTAGTTTCGACGATGCAGTtgaca cAACAGAAGATCAAGAGAAACTTGAATTGAAAAGATTAGATGTATCGAATAATAAggagcaacaacagcagcagcagcaacaacattTGCATACCACCCAAATAGTTCAGCAAAGCGGAAGTCCTCACGTGTCCCAAGAGTATTTCACTCCCGTGCTGTCAGTACCTTCGGTTTCTTTACCGGCCTTACCATCATTACAAGTGACTAGCGCTGGTGTCCAAATAGAGGCAGACATATCAGCGGGTTTACAACTAACGAGTACGCAATCCTTGCAAAATCCGACGCTGAAAAATCGTCTGAGAGCCTTTGAGGAAGGCTTTCGACAGGGTAGTATACATTTTCGCGAATGTATGCAGCATATTAGCGGCGACACCTTCCAACCTCAATTATTGCTTCAGTCTTCTCAAATAA CATTTCCTACGCAAACATTACCAACTGTGAGCGCTGCGACGGGAATAATAGATAGCATACCTCCTCATCAATCGAGCAGTTACGTGCAATCCACAACTTGCAGCACTAATCAAGTTCAAGTTGCTACCCAGACTCAAGCACCCGCTACTACGACAATTGCGAACGTTGCTACCTCCGACAAAAAACAAGTATACACCGCACCGACAACCGGCAAGGGCAAGAAAGCCAgatatcctcttctgtctcagCAGCAATCTTGCCAGCAACAACAAACTGCCAATACTCAACAAACTCCTAATTTTCCCACGCAAAACTATCAGCTGGATCCGGCAACAG GTGTTCCAACGGTCGGAGGATATGCGTCTAATCAAGTTCCACCCGCTCCGTTTTCATGTATGGATGTTGATTCAGAAACTGATAGTAATCATGACACAGCGCTGACTTTGGCTTGTGCCGGAGGACACGAAGATCTTGTAGAACTTCTTCTCAGCCGCGGTGCGGATATAG AACACAGGGACAAGAAGGGATTTACACCACTTATTTTGGCCGCAACAGCTGGTCATCAGAAAGTAGTCGAGATTCTCCTCAATCATGGCGCTGATATTGAAGCACAGTCTGAACGTACTAAGGATACGCCACTGTCCCTTGCATGCAGCGGAGGCAGATATGAAGTAGTTGAGCTTTTGCTTAATCGTGGCGCAAACAAAGAACACCGCAACGTTTCCGATTATACTCCCTTAAGTCTGGCTGCGTCCGGCGGCTATGTGAACATAATAAAGTTACTACTAGGCCACGGTGCCGAAATTAATTCACGTACCGGTTCGAAATTAGGCATATCTCCCCTAATGTTGGCTGCTATGAATGGTCATACGG CGGCAGTTAAGTTACTTTTGGACATGGGCAGTGATATTAACGCGCAAATCGAGACGAATCGTAATACTGCATTGACACTCGCATGTTTTCAAGGAAGACACGAGGTCGTTAGCCTTCTTCTCGACCGTAAAGCAAATGTTGAACATCGAGCCAAG ACGGGTTTAACACCATTGATGGAAGCCGCCAGCGGGGGATATGTAGAAGTTGGACGTGTGCTACTTGCCAAAGGTGCGGACGTTAACGCGACGCCAGTCCCGTCGTCACGTGATACTGCCCTCACTATTGCCGCCGATAAAGGACACTGCCGTTTCGTAGAACTCTTATTATCCAA ggGAACtcaagttgaagtaaaaaataaaaaagggaaCAGTCCATTATGGTTAGCTGCAAATGGCGGACACCTTAATGTGGTAGATTTACTGTATCATGCGGGTGCAGATATTGACTCGCAGGATAACCGTAAG gtCTCTTGCTTAATGGCTGCATTCCGAAAGGGTCATATTAAAGTGGTGAAATGGATGGTAAATCATGTGACGCAGTTTCCTAGCGATCAGGAGATGACGAGGTTCATAGCGACTGTTAGCGATAAAGATCTTTTGGAAAAATGTCAGGAATGTGTAAAAGTGATAAGAGCTGCCAAAGAGACGCAGGCCGCTAAAGCGAATAAGAATGCTACAATACTGTTGGAAGAGCTCGATATGGAGAAGACGAGAGAAGAATCGAAGAAAGCGGCTGCCGCGCGAagacgagaaagaaagaagaagaagaagcttgagaagaaggaagagaaacGTAAGCTTCACGAGGAGTACAAGAAGAATGAGACACCTTTCGAAGATAAGGAAGAAAACGGGAAGAAATCGGACGAGGAATGTGATCGGGCGGACGATAGCGATCACGAGGGCGGCGACGAGAGAATGGAGAGCGTGCCGTCTCCCGTAAATAGAAGTCCGGAGGATCCCGACAGAGAAGAGGGTGACAGTGGAATAGATGCAAATAGCCAGGGCAGTTGTAGTAGCAATGATGtgaaagcgagagagaaaaaaaaggaaaagaagaaaaagaaaaataatagccCTAGTAACAACGATAAGGATACGTCCCCACAGCGTTCGTCCAAGACCCTTCTTTCGCAAAACACCAATTTATCTCAGAACACTGTGACATCGACTAAATCTCAAAATAACACTTCAGACAA GCGAATCATGACTAATGTTACCAGTGCAGTATCAGTGTCTACAACTTCGGTCACAACTACTAGAACATCCACCACCATCAGTTCCGATCGAAAGCTGAAAGGACAATTAGTTTTTGAGTCCTCCAGACATCCTGCTGATAGAGAAGATTTTGAAGCTACTGGTAACGAGACTTATGTTCCTGGCAAAGGAAAAAAGTCTTATAATAATCAATACGATGATACTCTAAATACATCGACGAAGGCGAGTAACACTAGCCCCAAGCAGAGTGGAAAACGTGAAGAAGGATGGAAGGAAGTTGTACGAAA GGGACAATCGGATGATTCGGGGAAATTTATGAATTCACCGTTTCGTTCTAAGAAGGTAGTAGTTCCAACACATGCTATCAGCCGAGTGATCGGTAGAGGTGGCAGTAACATAAATGCTATTCGTGTAGCAACGAACGCACATATTGAGGTAGAAAAGCAAAGTAAATGTCAAGTGGAAAGGATAATTACAATAAA GGGATCATCTGAAGCTATAAAGCAAGCTCATGGATTGATTCAGGCACTTATTAAGGATCCAGATGTGGATATATTGCAAATGCTTCCAAAATCAAAGCTCAGTATTGCAACAACCTCCTCGTGGGACAAGTCTGTCTCCACTGTTGCT GCAAGTAAAACGAAAATTGGATCTGTTAATAAGCCACCTAGTCTGGCATCCTGTACTAGTGCCAGTAATCAAGTTAAATCAGGATATCCTTTAGGTGcatctactaattcgttggtTCCTATTCGTTCATCATCCAGCATGAAACTTGCTGGTGCCTTCCCTACTTCTTTGCCACGTGCAACAGCCCCTAGACTTGTGGCCGCAGGTAACGCAAAAC CGGAGAAACGTGCGCAGGCCGTGGCTGCCGCTCAAATGGCGTCTTCGACGAATACCAAGACGACGATGTCGTATACGAGTGCGATTATGACCGCTGGTAGAGCAGGTACTAAGATCGTCACGACCAGTACGACGCAGACGTTTGCGGCGAAGCTATCCGAAATCACTGCCTCGACTCACAGCTCCACCACCGTCATGCAGTCCGCTCACACCGCACCGTTGAATAAGCAGAAGCCCATGGCACAAGCCGCGACCGTGACCATCATGTCGGCCACATctgcggcggcgaccgctcatCCAGCCGGCCAGCAACAGCAACAATCCATAGTCAGTACATCGCCAAAGCACTGCCGATCACTGCCCACCTTAACCGCCTCATCGGCAATAGCATCTCACTATCCCGGCAAGTCGAGTGGCTATGCTGCCGGAACGATTGCgatttcgtcgtcgtcgtcggccaCGAACGCCGTGATGACAAACTGTCCGGAAAATACGATTGTTTCGACATCAGCCAATTCCGTTCGAGTGACACCCTCGCCGCCAGTTGTATCGCTGCAAACGCAGACATTGTCGCAGCCGCTATCAGGAACGgtacagcagcaacaacaatcGATGCCGCAACAGCAATCGCAACAAAGCATTTGCAGTACGACGCCAGTGGTGACTCAAGAGCATCAGccacagcagcagcagcaacaacaacagcaacaacagcagcaaccTAGCAACACCCCTCTTGAGTACTCTCTGTTCAATACCGATACTTTTACCAAGGTCACGCAACAGTCGATGTGGGGTGGAAGAGAAAACGAGACTCAAAAGGGCATGAACTTCGCGACTGTTGCGGGCGGAGGTGTATCGTCGAATACGAACTCGGGACCGTCTGCGGCCAAGTTCGACAGTTCCCCACCACAG GTCGACGCTTCCAAAGCTCCTGGATATCGCGGTACAGCCATGTGTTCACCCGTTTCCAGCAAGCCGGGTAACACAAGTAACGCGTCGACCAACGTGATTGGCAACGTGGTATCATGTTCGGTGCACAGTAATCCTATGCAGCCCGCGCAGTTTCAGTCTTCGACAAGCTACAGCGAGCATCCTTTACCAAACAAACCGCCCGGTAGTCTAGCGGTGACTAGACCAGTAATACCTCAACAGAGTATTGACATGGGAACGAGCATGACGGCGCAGTTCAATAGACCAACGGTTTTTCAGGGTGATTTGACAACGCGAAACGCAACGACGCACCAGCCGGCGGCGCACGTGATATCGTCCACGTCGCAGCCGGCACTGGACGTCAATTTGTTCAAGGCAGCGAACAGCAGCGGCGGTAGTTACGAGCATTCCAATGTCAACACTAGCTTGCTGAAGATGATGCCGAATGAGAGCCAGAGTGGCACCGGTCATTCTTTGCTACCGTTTCATCCTCATATGCAAAGTTTCGCTCAGACCATCGCACCGTCCGCCTCTGTGATCAATACTACTGTTAGTATGTCACGATTGAATCCGCGCGCCCCCGACTTCTCCAGTTCGCTTCATTTGAACAGTAAGCCGCAGGTGACGATGTTCAATGCTGctgctgcagcagcagcagcagctgctgctgctgctgctgctgctggctcAGCGGCGCTGCACCCGGCCAACATGTTTGCCGCGACTGTGCCTGCGCCACCGCCGTCCGCGATACAGTCCAACAATTTAGCGATGCTTGGTAACTATCCATTGGGAAAGTATCAGACGCCTGCGCGGGCAACACCGGCAGCAAACGCCGGCATCTCGACGACGGCACAAACGACCCGTTGGCCATTTGCCACGCCGCACACCAGCTATCCGCCGCACCAGGATCCCATGATCGGCCAAATGAGCTTCTCCAATCAGTTGGCCAACATTGGCGGCCAACCTGGTGGTGGCATAGATCTGATCACGAGTCTGGAGAACGGTGGCTCGCCGGCCATATCTCCCTCGTCGCCGGCACAAGTCGCTCAGGAGATGAGTCAGTTGAAGATTGAAGACCGCAAGGTACCACGACCGATCGGTACCGAGAGAGCATGGAAGAACTATTCGGCAACAGGCGGTATGGGCCCGGGTGGGGATGCCGATTCTATCGGTGGTTGGATGGTCAACGAGAAGCAGCAGCTACCAAGCTGGCCGAATTGCAATCTAGCCCCTAGTATCGACAGGCATCAGATGTTTCGATCAAATCCCACTTACAGCCAACGTATATCCACCGTCGATCCCGAGCTTCACCAAATAATGGAATCCTCCTTTCAG GGCCACGTTAATACACAACAGCCTTTCCCGGCTAACGGAAATACGCCGTTATCACTGATGCCGACATTGACGTTAATGCCGGGACAGTATGGTGATCTGACAGAAATGCCGCCGAACGAGCAGGCTAAAATAGATCCTGCGTGGGGAATGCCCGATGCCGTGCAAGACAAACAACATCCG GGGTGGACTAAGTGGACCCATTAG